A segment of the Georgenia sp. M64 genome:
ATGCGCGTGCAGGGGGCGTGGGTCACCGAGTCCGAGATCCACGCCGTCGTCGACCACGTCAAGGCCCAGCTGCGGCCCACCTACCGCGAGGACGTCATCGCGCCGGTGGTCAAGAAGCAGGTGGACGAGGACATCGGCGACGACCTCGACCTGCTCCTCCAGGCCGCCGAGCTGGTGGTGACGACGCAGTTCGGCTCCACCTCGATGCTCCAGCGCAAGCTCCGCGTCGGGTTCGCCAAGGCGGGCCGGCTCATGGACCTGCTCGAGTCCCGCGAGATCGTCGGCCCGTCGGAGGGCTCGAAGGCGCGCGAGGTCCTCGTCCAGCCCGACGACCTGCCCGCGACGCTGGCCGTCCTGCGCGGCGAGGAGCCCCCGCCCGAGGACGACGACGGGCCGGCTGCGGAGGTCGGGCCGGCCGACGACGGTGCGGACCGCTATGCCGACGGGGTCGCCGGGCACGGTCCGGCCGCCGTGGCCGAGGACTTCTACGACGACGCCGAGGGCGGCGAGGACGCCTGGGAGCTGACCGGGCGGTAGTCCGGGGCGGGGCGTGGCGCTCCTCAGCGGGGCAGGACCTCGGGCTCGGGCCCGGTCGGCTCGGGCGGGTCGGTCCGCTCGGGCTCGGCCATCACCTCGGCGACCCGGGCGGCCCGCGCCGCGATCGTCTCCGGCGCGAGGGACAGGCCGTCGGGCCGGGAGCCGGCCACCAGCTCGTGGAGCGGGTGGATGCGCTGGCCGCCGGCCCGGTCCACGGTCACGGCCGTCCACTCCAGGTCGGTGACCCGGGCGGGGCCCTCCGACGGCGCGGTGACCGTCGCGGTGACCATGGTGCCCGTGGCCGTCTCCATGGTGCAGCACGCGCTGTCCTGGTTGGAGATGAAGTTGCCCATGGACCACGCGACCCACATGCCCGTGCCGTCCGGCCCACCGTCGAGCCTGGCCAGCGGCTGGGGGACGTGCGAGTGGTTGCCCAGGACGAGGTCGACCTGCCCGGACGCGGCGAGCTCGTCGCCGATGCGCAGCTGCTCCTCGATGGGGGCGTGGACGTACTCCGTGCCCCAGTGCATGCTCACCACGACGAGGTCCGCGCCGGCGGCCCGGGCGGTACGGGCCTGCTCGACCAGCGCCCCGGTGTCCCCGGCGGCCGTGGTCGTGACGGCCCAGGGCGAGCTCGGCGGCGCGGGCAGGCCGTTGTCGAGCGTCGTCGCGGCGAGGTGGGCGACCACGACCTCCCGGCCGGCCCGCTCGAGGACGTAGAGCTGGGGCTCGGCCGCCTCCTCGGCGGTCCGGGCGGTGCCGACCGCACCCATGCCCGCGGCCTCGAGCATGTCGAGGGTGTGGAAGACCCCGGCCGTGCCCCGGTCCATCGAGTGGTTGGTCGCCGTGGCGCACCCGTCCCAGCCCAGCGACTCCAGACCGGGGACCAGCTCCGCCGGGGCACCGAACATCGGGTAGGCCGAGACGGCCTCGCCCGGTGGCGCCAGCGGGACCTCGAGGGAGCACAGCGCGAGGTCGGCGCCCTCGGTCCACGGCCGCGTCGCGGCCATGAGCGGCGCGAAGTCGTACGTCCCGTCGGGGCGCTGGGCCATGCGGTTGACGGTCGCGTGCGGCAGGACGTCACCGGCCGAGAGGATGGTGAGGACGGTCGGCTCGGCGGCCGTGGGTGCCGGCGCAGGACCCTGCGCGGTGCCGGTCGGTCCCGGCGCGGCCGGGGCGGTGGAGGACGGGGCGGACGGCGCGGCCGACGTCGGGCCGCCCCCGGGCTGCCCGCCGGTGAGCGCCGAGGTCGTCACCAGGACGGCGGTCACGGCCCCGGCACCGAGAAGCGCACCGGCCACCGGCAGGGCGCGACGAGGGCGCTCCTGCCGGGCGTGGCGTGCGAACCCCATAGGCGAAGGATAGATCGACCCTGCGCGGGCGAGCGCGTGCGACCGGGCGCGGCGCGGGTGAGCGCGCGCTCCGGCAGCCTCGGTGGCCGCAGGGTCATAGGGTGGGGGCCGTGACCAACCCTCCGGCGACGACGCCCGCCCAGCCCGTGCCGCTGTGGAACATCGCGAACGTGCTGACGATGCTCAGGATCGTCCTGGTCCCGGTCTTCGCGTGGCTGTTCCTCCTCGACGGCGACGCCGCCCGCCTGTGGTCGACGGCCGTGTTCGCCGTCGCGGCGGCCACCGACAAGCTCGACGGGCACCTGGCCCGCAGCCGTGGTCTGGTCACCGACTTCGGCAAGCTCGCCGACCCCATCGCCGACAAGGCACTGGTGATCACGGCCCTGGTGCTGCTCTCGGTCGACGGGCTGCTGCCGTGGTGGGTCACTGTCGTCATCGTCGTGCGGGAGCTGGGCATCACG
Coding sequences within it:
- a CDS encoding CapA family protein codes for the protein MGFARHARQERPRRALPVAGALLGAGAVTAVLVTTSALTGGQPGGGPTSAAPSAPSSTAPAAPGPTGTAQGPAPAPTAAEPTVLTILSAGDVLPHATVNRMAQRPDGTYDFAPLMAATRPWTEGADLALCSLEVPLAPPGEAVSAYPMFGAPAELVPGLESLGWDGCATATNHSMDRGTAGVFHTLDMLEAAGMGAVGTARTAEEAAEPQLYVLERAGREVVVAHLAATTLDNGLPAPPSSPWAVTTTAAGDTGALVEQARTARAAGADLVVVSMHWGTEYVHAPIEEQLRIGDELAASGQVDLVLGNHSHVPQPLARLDGGPDGTGMWVAWSMGNFISNQDSACCTMETATGTMVTATVTAPSEGPARVTDLEWTAVTVDRAGGQRIHPLHELVAGSRPDGLSLAPETIAARAARVAEVMAEPERTDPPEPTGPEPEVLPR
- the pgsA gene encoding CDP-diacylglycerol--glycerol-3-phosphate 3-phosphatidyltransferase — translated: MTNPPATTPAQPVPLWNIANVLTMLRIVLVPVFAWLFLLDGDAARLWSTAVFAVAAATDKLDGHLARSRGLVTDFGKLADPIADKALVITALVLLSVDGLLPWWVTVVIVVRELGITALRSYLKRRDYVMAASRGGKLKTTLQVAFILMLLVPWQAFVPSGVADFVDLLAWIVVLATVAVTLLTGIDYVVKALQIVRGQERAGERDPSA